CGGCCAACCGGATTGAAGATATTCATGGCATGGCTGATTTCATCACGCAATATGCCGGGGTCGATGCCAACCGGCTGGCCCTCCTTGGTATCTGCGGCGGTGGCGGCTATTCTTTAAAAGCAGCACAAACCGACAAGCGTTTTAAGGCCATTGCCACCTTAAGCATGTTTAATTCCGGTCGGGTGAGACGCAACGGCTATATGGACTCGCAGATCGCCACCATCCAGAAACGTTTGCAGCAAGCCTCAGACGCCCGCGCACAAGAAGCGGCCGGAGGCGAAATACTCTATGCCGCCGATGCCAAGCTGACAGATGAACAAATCGCCAAGCTGCCGTTTGATCTCTATCGTGAAGGGTTCGGGTACTACGGCAAGACGCACGCACACCCGGATTCAACGTTTCGGTACACCATGAGCAGCCTGCTCGATCTGATGAGATTTGATGCCGCCAGCAATATGGACCTGATCAACCAGCCGTTACTTATGATGGCAGGGGCCAAGGCCGATTCCCTGTACATGACCCTGGATGCTTTCAAGGAAGCGCACAGTTCCAAAGATAAAGAGCTGTTTATGATCGCTGGTGCAACCCACATCGAAACCTATTGGAAGCGGCAATATGTGGACCAGGCCATGGGCAAATTGACCGAGTTCTTCGGCAGGATGCTAAAATAAGGAGCTGAACCATGAAGAAGAAAACCTTTCGTAGCTTAATCGTTGCGCTCACGCTGATATTGGTCAGCTTGAGCTTCTCCGCCGGTGCCGTCGCCCAGAGTAGTGGCAAACTTGAACCGCTGGTCA
This portion of the Syntrophotalea acetylenica genome encodes:
- a CDS encoding alpha/beta hydrolase, producing the protein MSSLKIVTLLLAAIISISAGTAMAADYKLNPFTLTYEGALTENVKGEVNIHPVTYKLNGLDISANVYTPANYDPSHKYPAVVVAHPNGGVKEQVAGLYAQRLAEQGYITITADAAYQGASGGQPRNVDKPANRIEDIHGMADFITQYAGVDANRLALLGICGGGGYSLKAAQTDKRFKAIATLSMFNSGRVRRNGYMDSQIATIQKRLQQASDARAQEAAGGEILYAADAKLTDEQIAKLPFDLYREGFGYYGKTHAHPDSTFRYTMSSLLDLMRFDAASNMDLINQPLLMMAGAKADSLYMTLDAFKEAHSSKDKELFMIAGATHIETYWKRQYVDQAMGKLTEFFGRMLK